Proteins encoded together in one Bos indicus isolate NIAB-ARS_2022 breed Sahiwal x Tharparkar chromosome 25, NIAB-ARS_B.indTharparkar_mat_pri_1.0, whole genome shotgun sequence window:
- the QPRT gene encoding nicotinate-nucleotide pyrophosphorylase [carboxylating]: MDPEGLAHLLPPATLAALADSWLQEDCPGLNYVALVSGTAPSQAVLWAKSPGVLAGRPFFDAIFAQVNCQVSWFLPEGSKLVPVAKVAEVRGPAHCLLLGERVALNTLARCSGVASMAAAAVETARGTGWAGHVAGTRKTTPGFRLVEKYGLLVGGAAAHRYDLGGLVMVKDNHVMAAGGVEKAVRAARRAADFALKVEVECSSLQEAVEAAEAGADLVLLDNFRPEELHPTAATLKAQFPSVSVEASGGVRLDNLPQFCGPHIDVISLGMLTQAAPALDFSLKLFAEGATPVPHARRS; this comes from the exons ATGGACCCTGAAG gCCTGGCGCATCTGCTGCCTCCTGCCACTCTGGCCGCCCTGGCAGACAGCTGGCTCCAAGAGGACTGCCCAGGCCTCAACTACGTGGCCTTGGTCTCGGGGACAGCCCCCTCGCAGGCGGTGCTGTGGGCCAAGTCCCCAGGGGTGCTGGCAGGGAGGCCCTTCTTTGATGCCATCTTTGCCCAAGTCAACTGCCAGGTCTCCTGGTTTCTCCCTGAGGGATCAAAGCTGGTGCCTGTGGCCAAGGTGGCCGAGGTCCGGGGCCCTGCCCACTGCCTGCTGCTGGGGGAGCGGGTGGCCCTTAACACGCTGGCCCGCTGTAGCGGAGTTGCCAGCATGGCTGCCGCTGCGGTAGAGACCGCCAGGGGGACCGGCTGGGCCGGACATGTGGCAGGCACGAGGAAGACTACACCAGGCTTCCGGCTGGTGGAGAAATACGGGCTCCTAGTGGGCGGGGCTGCCGCCCACCGCTACGACCTTGGCGGgctggtgatggtgaaggacaaccATGTCATGGCAGCTGGTGGTGTGGAAAAG GCGGTGCGGGCGGCGCGGCGGGCGGCTGACTTCGCCCTGAAGGTGGAGGTGGAGTGCAGCAGCCTGCAGGAGGCTGTGGAGGCGGCCGAAGCAGGAGCGGACCTCGTCTTGCTGGACAACTTCAGGCCTGAG GAGCTGCACCCCACGGCCGCCACGCTGAAGGCCCAGTTCCCCAGTGTGAGTGTGGAGGCCAGCGGGGGCGTCAGGCTGGACAACCTCCCGCAGTTCTGTGGGCCCCACATCGATGTCATCTCTTTGGGGATGCTGACGCAGGCGGCCCCGGCCCTCGATTTCTCCCTCAAGCTGTTTGCTGAAGGGGCCACGCCAGTGCCCCATGCCCGCCGGTCCTAA
- the SPN gene encoding leukosialin produces the protein MILLLLLFGSMGAENVTEVSSRSSPLWTSKTTIASLSSVSETLTFNSVTTSLTTNEVSKMSDNPEHQTLPPSSIPYIADVVSSPETSPTASRGSPVSESTISDEDSSKKPIKLMKTPDATSTPGVSVMKPTGFPTMTSKTMATSPLETSSATSKVLLTMATSSLEISGGTSRPPVSMATSSLDTSSGTSEVLLTMATSSLDISGGTSRPPVSMAMSSLDTSSGTSEVLLTMATSSLEISGGTSRPPVSMATSSLDTSSGTREPLVTTATSSVKTISMTSGSPVIMKTSSPKTSKGSGLLVTTPATSLKTPMGTTGSTGHEVTTFSPNTSTNVSRRDKLIPPQGTKGTLLVAVLVALLVVVVLVALILLWLRRQKRKTGVLTLGGGGKRNGVVDAWAGVARVPDEEAMTATEGASRGNNDSDGPHREGSGQRPTLTTFFGRRKSRQGSMALEELKAGPASSLTGEEEPLVCNEDEGAEAPTSNGPEAREVKTP, from the coding sequence ATgatcctgcttctcctcctcttcGGGAGCATGGGGGCAGAAAACGTGACTGAAGTGTCTTCAAGAAGCTCTCCTTTGTGGACATCTAAAACCACAATAGCCTCTCTTTCTTCGGTCTCTGAGACCCTAACTTTCAACTCAGTGACAACCAGTCTTACAACAAACGAGGTCTCTAAGATGAGTGATAACCCTGAGCACCAGACCTTACCGCCTTCCTCGATTCCCTATATAGCCGATGTGGTGTCCTCTCCTGAAACTTCCCCCACTGCCAGCAGGGGCAGTCCTGTATCTGAGTCAACAATCTCTGACGAAGATTCAAGCAAGAAACCAATAAAGCTCATGAAAACCCCTGATGCCACCAGCACACCTGGTGTCTCAGTAATGAAACCTACAGGATTCCCTACTATGACTAGCAAAACCATGGCAACTAGCCCTCTGGAGACCTCCAGTGCGACCAGCAAAGTCCTATTAACTATGGCAACTAGCTCTCTGGAGATCTCTGGTGGGACCAGTAGACCTCCTGTCTCCATGGCAACGAGCTCTTTGGACACCTCCAGTGGGACCAGCGAAGTCCTGTTAACTATGGCAACTAGCTCTCTGGATATCTCTGGTGGGACCAGTAGACCTCCTGTCTCCATGGCAATGAGCTCTTTGGACACCTCCAGTGGGACCAGCGAAGTCCTGTTAACTATGGCAACTAGCTCTCTGGAGATCTCTGGTGGGACCAGTAGACCTCCTGTCTCCATGGCAACGAGCTCTCTGGACACCTCCAGTGGGACCAGGGAACCCCTTGTCACCACGGCAACTAGCTCTGTGAAGACCATCAGTATGACCAGTGGATCCCCTGTCATCATGAAAACTAGCTCTCCTAAGACCTCCAAGGGAAGTGGACTCCTGGTCACCACGCCAGCTACCTCTCTCAAGACTCCCATGGGGACCACTGGCTCCACTGGCCATGAAGTAACAACATTCAGCCCCAATACCTCCACAAACGTAAGCAGGAGGGACAAACTAATTCCACCTCAGGGGACAAAAGGCACCTTGCTGGTGGCTGTGCTTGTGGCCCTGCTGGTGGTCGTTGTCCTCGTGGCCTTAATCCTGTTGTGGCTCCGGCGACAGAAGCGGAAGACAGGAGTCCTGACACTGGGCGGCGGTGGGAAACGCAATGGGGTGGTAGATGCCTGGGCTGGGGTCGCCCGGGTGCCTGATGAGGAGGCCATGACAGCCACAGAGGGAGCGTCTCGGGGGAACAACGACTCTGATGGCCCCCACAGGGAGGGGTCTGGCCAGCGACCCACACTCACCACTTTCTTTGGTAGACGGAAGTCTCGCCAGGGCTCCATGGCGCTGGAGGAGCTAAAGGCAGGGCCAGCCTCCAGCTTAACGGGGGAAGAGGAGCCGCTGGTGTGCAACGAGGATGAAGGTGCAGAGGCCCCTACTTCTAATGGGCCAGAAGCGAGAGAGGTGAAGACCCCTTAA